GAGCAAGTGATTGAACGGCTGCAAAATGCAAGCATTGTCATTACTAATAAAGTCATTTTAAATACGCAGGTATTAAGTCAGTGCCCACAATTAAAAATGATTGCCGTAGCGGCGACTGGCACCAACAACATTGATTTAGATTATTGTCGTCAGCACAACATCACCGTCAGTAACATCCAAGGCTATGCCACCAACTCCGTACCTGAACATGTATTAGCCATGATGTTTGCACTAAAACGAAATCTTGTCGGTTACCATCAAGATATTCAAGCCGGTGTTTGGCAGCAGCAAAAACAATTCTGCTTCTTTAGCCATCCCATTTCCGATATAGCGGGCTCTACGATAGGTATTATTGGTAAAGGTAGTCTCGGTAATGCTGTTGCAGCGTTGGCCAAAGCAGTCGGCATGACGGTACTTTTTGCTGAGCGTAAAGGTGCGAATGAGTGTCGTGAAGGCTACAGCCCATTTGAATTCGTCTTACAACAAGCGGATGTACTGACACTGCATTGCCCACTTGCAGAGCAAACGCACAATATCATCGGCAGTGACGAATTTAAGCTAATGAAGAGTACGAGCGTTTTGATTAACGCGGGACGTGGTGGTCTGGTTGATGAGGAGGCGTTAGTGGAGGCATTATATAGTCAACAAATTGCTGGCGCAGGTGTTGATGTATTTACCCAAGAGCCTGCTGATACCAGTAACCCCTTAATCGCTAATGCACATCTGCCTAATCTTATATTAACGCCGCATGTCGCTTGGGGATCGGATTCTGCTATTCAGACATTATCCAACCAGCTTATTGCCAATATAAATGCTTTTATTGCAGGAACGCCACAAAACCAGTGTAGTTAGTCAGACAACCAATAACGGCAATCTTGCGCTTTCAAGAAGTCTTCAGCAGACTCACCTTGTAATAACGCAATGGTTGCCAGCATGCCCGCTTGCACACAGTTTTGGGCATAGACAGTCACTTGCGCAGGGCCACTAGTAATAGGATAGCCAGTCTTAGGGTTGAGGATATGACCATAACGTTGACCATCGACTTCAATATAGCGCTGACTATTACCACTACTTGCAAGGCCTCCTTGGACTAAGCTAACCATAAGCTTACTTTCACCAAGATGCTGTGGATCTTCAATCGCGACTTGCCAAGCTTCACCATTACTGCGTAATTGATTGGTATAAATATCCCCCCCAAAGTTAACCAAAAATGCGTTATCGGTTTGTTGCTGCAATAGCCGAGCAACTTTATCGACCGCGTATTCTTTACCAATACCACCCAGGTCGATTTGCATACCTTTTGGTAAACGTAATAACGGTGCGTGCCAACTTGCTTTTTGCCAACCTATGTTGGGTAGCAGCGCTTTAATACCTGCGTCACTGGGCAGTTGAGTTTGCTGTTTAAAGTGCCAGAGTTTACCCAATACACCAGAGCTGATATCAAATAAACCATCGCTGAGTTGAAAACATAAATCAGCTAAATTAATAAGCCGTGTCGTTTCTTCATCTACCGAGATAGTTTCATCAGCAGAGCTATTAAGGCGGGCAATAATATTGTCATCACGAAAACGACTGTATTTTAGTTCAATGCGCTTTGCTTCTGCATATGCTTGCGCAGTAAGGTTGTCCGCTTGAGCTTCATCGAGGTGATCTAATAAGATCTGACAAGGACTGGCCATGACGGTGAATTCACCGAGCCAATAACCTGCTTTTCGTTTTAAGGTAAAGGCTTTTTTTGAAGTATCGCCTTGCTGTAAAGCGCTGCCTTTGTTTAATAGATCGTCTTTTTTCAAACCTTATACCTGCTCATATAAACATTAAAAACGGTATTAAAAACGATAGAAGCTCTGCAGCATGATGGCGCTTTTATCTGGATAAATATCTAATCCCGCCATACCAGCTCCTTGCGCCAACGAATCATCACCCGATACCTGAGTAAGATAATATTCAAGCCGCACACTGAACTCATTACCCGCAATAGGTAAACCGTATTTAAGCCCGACAGTATAAGTTTGTAACTCACCCAAGCGATAATCAGCAGTCATATATTCCGGAGCTGGCTGGCCTTCATCAAGATAGACACGATAAAAATCGGCCGCTTGTTGGCAATAATAACGGAGATGTGGCTCAATAAAATGTTGGTTTGAAAGTTGAACTCGCCATTTACTGTCAATGGTATGTGAGGTTATTCCCCAGTCATCCCAAAAATAACGATAACTAACATCAAGCACTTGGCCAGATGGCTGTATATTGTATTTAGTACGCCAAAATAAACTTTGCTTAGTGCGCTGATCGGGGCGATTTTCATAAACATAATCATTCGCCCACCCATTACTGTCAACCACCGACAAGATTTTAAAGGGGTCAGTTTGATAACCATTCACATCACTAATCGAATAGTTTAATTGCATCAATGTTTGACGATCAATCACTTGCGTTAAACCAAATAGAAAATCAAGGGTTTGCTTGGTATCAGAGTCCGTTAAACGGTTGTTAGGATCATCAACCGAAACACCTGGATCTGGGATGCCGCCTTCTGGTTCAATAGTATCGTAGGCATAAGAAAAACCGAGAGATGCAGTGGTATTACGATTATTAAAATCACGCGCCAGCGCACTATTGATCGACAAGGCAAGGTAATCATATTCTTTAGACAGGTATGCTCCGCCAGAATACAACCAAAGGCGACTTAACTGCTGTTGGTATTGGGTACTCAGTGCAACACGCGTATCATGAAAAGTATCATCAATCGGTGTATCGCTTGCAGCCGTAATATAACTGCCATTACCTGACGGACGGGTAAATGTTTGCGCTTTATTTTGTGTAACCGCGCCATTAGGTGAAGCGCCAGTAAGTACATCAATAATGCCTTTAAAATTAATACTGCGCTCGTCATCGATTTTCTTAGTGAGAGAAAGTGCCCCCTCATAGGCTTGTACCTGACTATCACTCTCAGCATAAATTAACAGACCAGCATCAACATCCCAACTATCGAATTCTGACGGCTGAGCTGTCACTGGCTCAGCAAGTACACAGGTGGCCGCCGCGAGTGTTATCGAGATATTGGTAAAGGTTTTACCTTTGCTTTTTAGTTGCATCCACAGCCCCCACCAGCAAAATTACCGCCACCGCTAGAGCCTTCTTTACTAAAATAAGTGTGGTCGTCAAACCCTATTTCCATCGGGTTATCTGCAAGCTGCATTTCTGGTTTCGCTAACAAGTCTCGTTCCCAAGGTGTAACGCCGAGTGATGAACACGCAGTTAAACTCAATACACTAGCCAATAATAAAATCCGTCTCATAAGGCATCCCCACAACTAATTAACTCCAGTAACAGCTAGGTCTAAGGTAATAGCGACAAGATCTCAGTTTCGTATTTATCCAACTCCGCCAATCTAAAGCCGATATGCTTATACACAATTTCGCCCTTCTTATTAAGTATAAACGAATTAGGCAATCCCATTATTTCATACTGTTCAGCGACAACACCTTGCGGATCAAATGCGATAGTTAATTTGTTTGGATAACGTTGCAAAAATTTGGTCGCTAAAATAGATTCTTGATCCATATTAATCGCAATCACTACAAAGCCTTTTTCACCGTACTTTTCAACCATTTCTTCCATCCACGGAAATGAACGAATACAGGGCGTACACCAGGATGCCCAAAAATCAACTAATACTACCTTTCCGCGGTAGTCTTCAAGGTTCACTTGGGTATTATCGATACCAGGTAATACAAATGTCGGCGCTTGGCTAACCTTGTTCTCAGCAAAAATGGTCGTGGAAAAAAGTAAACTAGTAACAACAGATACGACAATAAAAAAAGAACGGATTCGATTATAGATACATGGATTCATAAGCTTAGATCCCAAGAAGATGAGTAAGTGTGCGGCTATAGTAATGAAGTTTGCAGAGGATTAGTGAAAAAAATGTCGAAAATGGGATATAAAAAAACGCTAACCGATGAAATCAATTAGCGCTCTCTTGAATGGATGGCGGAGGAGGAGAGATTTGAACTCTCGAGGAGCTATTAACCCCTGCTGGTTTTCAAGACCAGTGCATTCGGCCACTCTGCCACCCCTCCGCAGCAATGGAGCGAATATTAGAGCAAGCACTTGAAGTTGTAAAGCTTTATTCATCATAAGCACTTCGCTGCTTACTTTACGTTTAAATATCGTTCAAAAATAAACTTACAAGCACAATAGTGCTATTTATTGATCAAGAATACATCCCTCACCAATCCAATATTTTGGCGTGATAATTGTTGATCAAAATCAATGCAGCAACAATAAATTTCAAGCCTAATACACTATATGTTGTGTCACTTACTTAAATAACACCTACATATGGTGTCACACTATAATATACATTTTAAACTGAAGGAGTATTTTGTGGATTTATTTGTCATT
This Moritella sp. 5 DNA region includes the following protein-coding sequences:
- a CDS encoding FAD:protein FMN transferase, giving the protein MKKDDLLNKGSALQQGDTSKKAFTLKRKAGYWLGEFTVMASPCQILLDHLDEAQADNLTAQAYAEAKRIELKYSRFRDDNIIARLNSSADETISVDEETTRLINLADLCFQLSDGLFDISSGVLGKLWHFKQQTQLPSDAGIKALLPNIGWQKASWHAPLLRLPKGMQIDLGGIGKEYAVDKVARLLQQQTDNAFLVNFGGDIYTNQLRSNGEAWQVAIEDPQHLGESKLMVSLVQGGLASSGNSQRYIEVDGQRYGHILNPKTGYPITSGPAQVTVYAQNCVQAGMLATIALLQGESAEDFLKAQDCRYWLSD
- a CDS encoding TlpA disulfide reductase family protein, producing MNPCIYNRIRSFFIVVSVVTSLLFSTTIFAENKVSQAPTFVLPGIDNTQVNLEDYRGKVVLVDFWASWCTPCIRSFPWMEEMVEKYGEKGFVVIAINMDQESILATKFLQRYPNKLTIAFDPQGVVAEQYEIMGLPNSFILNKKGEIVYKHIGFRLAELDKYETEILSLLP
- a CDS encoding DUF3570 domain-containing protein; its protein translation is MQLKSKGKTFTNISITLAAATCVLAEPVTAQPSEFDSWDVDAGLLIYAESDSQVQAYEGALSLTKKIDDERSINFKGIIDVLTGASPNGAVTQNKAQTFTRPSGNGSYITAASDTPIDDTFHDTRVALSTQYQQQLSRLWLYSGGAYLSKEYDYLALSINSALARDFNNRNTTASLGFSYAYDTIEPEGGIPDPGVSVDDPNNRLTDSDTKQTLDFLFGLTQVIDRQTLMQLNYSISDVNGYQTDPFKILSVVDSNGWANDYVYENRPDQRTKQSLFWRTKYNIQPSGQVLDVSYRYFWDDWGITSHTIDSKWRVQLSNQHFIEPHLRYYCQQAADFYRVYLDEGQPAPEYMTADYRLGELQTYTVGLKYGLPIAGNEFSVRLEYYLTQVSGDDSLAQGAGMAGLDIYPDKSAIMLQSFYRF
- a CDS encoding D-2-hydroxyacid dehydrogenase, with the protein product MDTIVFLDRSTIPEHITIPKPDVDCQWHEYATTTSEQVIERLQNASIVITNKVILNTQVLSQCPQLKMIAVAATGTNNIDLDYCRQHNITVSNIQGYATNSVPEHVLAMMFALKRNLVGYHQDIQAGVWQQQKQFCFFSHPISDIAGSTIGIIGKGSLGNAVAALAKAVGMTVLFAERKGANECREGYSPFEFVLQQADVLTLHCPLAEQTHNIIGSDEFKLMKSTSVLINAGRGGLVDEEALVEALYSQQIAGAGVDVFTQEPADTSNPLIANAHLPNLILTPHVAWGSDSAIQTLSNQLIANINAFIAGTPQNQCS
- a CDS encoding DUF4266 domain-containing protein, with protein sequence MRRILLLASVLSLTACSSLGVTPWERDLLAKPEMQLADNPMEIGFDDHTYFSKEGSSGGGNFAGGGCGCN